The Bacillus mycoides genome contains the following window.
CAAAGATTTCAAAAGCAATGGCTGATGCTTTTGGATTAAGAAATCGGGGAATTCAATTCTCTACTGAATTAGGTTGGATCAATAAAACGAAAACTGGCCTACTTCCGGAAATCTGTTTTATCGATAATGAAATGGACATGCAGAAATACCGCGCTAACTTCGATAAGGCCGCTAAAGCTGTAGCTGAAGTTATTGTTGGTAAAACAATTCAATCAAGTACAAATAATAGAGAGGTGGAAATTACAGTGAATAAATTTAGTAAAGTTGTTACTTATGAGTTTGGTACAGCGTTAGTGCCAGAAATGTTAGGAATGATGGATGCCCTCGGTTATGAATCCCGTATCATCTCTTATGGAGATAAACAAGGGTTGGTTAGATTTGAAACAGCATATCGTCAAGGGAATGAACTAGATCGAGCAACAGCATGGTTAGATGCTAAAGGACTTAAATACTTCTATACAAAAGAATAGTTTGATTGACAATAATAAAAGCCGTCCTGTTGGGCGGCTTTTATTATTTACATCCAAAAATCATCGTAATGGACATCTTTATTCGTTAACTTTTTCAACGCTTTAATAATCTTTTGTGCATTCTTCATAGTCGGTGAGAATTTATCCCCTTGGCATACACGACTAACTGTAGATTTACTGACACCGCTTCTTTCCGCTAATTCTTGTTGAGTAATTTTGTTTTTCTCCAGAAAATTGGAGAGTTTTGATTTTCTCCCTTTACCAGAAATAAGCCATCCCATTTTAATCACTCCTGTTTTTAATTCTTAGTACAAGAGTGGTCAAAGATTTCATTTTTTAAACATCCCGAAAATAGGAATTCTAAACATCATGAAAATCTACGTTTCAATAAGGAGAGCTTCTTTCCTGGTTCTTCAGCATAATACTTCATGTAGTCACACATTAGGATATTAATCAATTTATCAGCTGTATATCCATGTAGTGGGAATGAATGAGCCATATCGGAAAAGAATACTTCAATCCGCCTTAATGTTCTTCTATCAATCTTTACAGTTATCATTCCGTATCGTTCATCATTTTCATTGAATTCTAATTCGTAATCTGTATAGTGCTTCTTACTTTCTAGAATCTGATATAACTGTTCCATGCTATTCTTAGACCTTATATGTTCGAGAAAGTCCTCAACGAGTATTTCAGCTAAATCACTTGCGTTACATTCGTATTCCTCTTCTTCCATATCTTCAATTATGATATTCATTCTGAACAAATAAATCTTTAGCATTTTAACTTCAAATCGATACTTCTCTTTTAAGGTCCATTCAATCTTAGTTCGTTCCCACCAGTTATTGGCACTCATTAACTGTATTTCCTTTGTCATCACATCGTATTTACTATACATGCTGTCACCTCTCACATTGTGCGTAATGCAAAGCATAAGATTCGTGTTGCAGCTGCTCTTTGTGAAACTCCCCATTCGATTGCTAATTGGACAAGATTAGAATGCGTTTCCTGCTCCAATTTCGCATGAATGTACTTTTTAGTGTCTCTATATTCGTATGCATGTATTTCGCTGATATAATCGATTCTGAGATGTTCTGTGATTAATTTGGACATATATTGTGTAGTGGTTATTCCTTCTTGGAATGCTGAGGTTCTTATTAGTTGTCTTTGTATTTCATTTACGGGGATTTTTACGTCTTTCTTTTTATCAGAACGAGTTTTTCGAGGTTGCGGGTTTGTTATTGTAGTAGATTTTTTAGGAGTCTCGAACATAGGGTTAACATTGCTCATGATGCTCTCCCCTTTCAATTTTAACCTCCTCCCCCTCTGTATTCTCAGGGCCATAATTCCAACATGCTATCGTTCCTGCTGTTTTTTGAGAAAAGGGAGGGAGGGGTTATATTTTTGTTAAATAATCATTTAGTAACCGAAATTACCATCTTTAGGTAGCGTCGGTCTTTTCTTTTTAGGTGCTTCTTGTTGGACTTGTGGTTCCACTGTCACGATAGGTGCTCCACTTGTATTAGGCATATGGATGCCACTACTACCACCATTACAAGCGATATAATAACGTATCACATGACGTAACGTTTCAGCCTTACGACTTCTTGGAATCTTTTTTAAAAAATCTTCAATATCCTTATCTAACACATCATCATAAGGGAGTTGATAAATTTTACTCGCCATCTTCTTCACTCACTTTAAACATTCCGTATTTGAAAAATCCTTCTGCATTCGCTTGTTGCGGCTTTTCTGCTACCTTCACACCACCAACTAAATCTTCAATAGCACTTGCAAATAGTTCTGCTCCACCGCCAGTAATAATGATTTCATCGAAACGGTCAAACGTTTTCCATGCGTTTTTAATACCTTGTTTAATCTTTTCAGATACTTGGAATACAGCTTTTGGTTTAATTTCTTCGAAATCAATAATGTGACGCTCTGAAAGTTTATATTGTCCTGATTCAAAGAAAGGCTCAACATGGTAGTATTCCACTTTTGCATTAGAGTTTTGAGAATTGATATAATCCGCGATTTCTTGATAAACATCCTTCATTCCAGCTTCAACTGACTTGAACTCATTTTCGCGACGTAGTCCAGTGATTGAGTCTAAATCTGTTGTTCCTGTTCCGATATCAATCACTCCTACATGGATATCTTCATAACGTTCGTCTGCTACGAACCCATCCGTATCTAAGTATTGGCCCATTACTGTTCCAATTGGTTGAGGTAGAATGATAACTTCTTCTACATTAACTTTTACTGTTTTACCATCAACTTTTACTGTATGTAGTCCTTCAAACACCGCTTTTAAATCATTAGCAGCTTCTGTACCAATTTCATTACTCGGTACTCCTGTGATTACAATTACTTCATCAGTTGGTTGCACTTTACTTTTAAGAGCAAGATCAGCAAGAGCGATACTTGTTAACACTTTGTATAAAGGCTCTTTATATCTATTTTGGAATCCGTAAGTTGCAAAGACATCTTTTACTTTTGTAATGTCTTTCCCCCAAACATATTCGATACCTTCAATTTCATAAGTCTTTAATTTCGTCTTTTTACCTGTGATTGATTCCCCTACATCTTTTTTAAAAGCCACTAATGAAGGTAATACTCCTGCTGCAACTTCACTTCTACCTTTAATATTTCCATTACCATGGTCAATTACTAATACTTTTTTCACAAAATACACAACCTTTCTCGAATAATTGTATAAAACTTTATTATTTATAAATTAATTATACAGAAGACTGACTGTGTTTCAATAAAAATATTAAAACTCTACACAATCATACTATTAAACTCCAGTTATTTTTATTCCTGATAACTTAGCGATTCCATTTTCTTTGCAACGGCTTCGCAATATCGATAAAAATGCATGTTGCGAGGTAGGGAAGACATAGGCTTGTCCTCCCTAAGATTCGTTGAAATCCCCTAAAAACTTATTAACCATAAAAAAAGAAGACAAGCTTCACGCTTATCTTCCTTCTCCTTGTAACTCTATGTAACTTGTATTACAATTGTTGTAGAAAATAATCGAATAAATGAGAAAGAGCCTTAATCCTAATGTTTTGGTCGACGGAAGGATTAAGACTCTCTGTTAAGTTGCACAAGGTGTATACCCTGTTGTTAATTAATTTATGTCTCTATGATATCAAATTTAATCAATAAGGTAAATACTTTTATATCCTTGTGTGGCTTCCTTTTATTCTCTAAGGAGGTCTATTTGTGTTAGCTATACGGCAATCACAGGAATCATTTATTGATGAGTGGCATGAATGCTATCTATCAGAGTACAAAAAAAGTGGATATATAGCCGTTTTAGATTTAAGCGGTAGCGAGAAGAAACAATTATGGATAGGCACGAATGACGTTAAAACTCTTTCAAATATGTCTAATCCTTCAAATAAGGACTTTTATCTGTCTCTGAATAGTTTCACATTCGGAAGTAGGAAAGCGACGGATTTAAAGCAAATACGAAATATTGGCGTGGATTTAGATTTTTACAAGTTGGATATTTCAAAAGAATACGTGATTCGGAATTTACAAGATTGTATTGCTGAAGGATTGTTACCATGTCCAAACCTTGTAATGTACGGAAGAGGAATGCAATTGATTTACACTGTACAAGGTGGAGCAGCGCCGCAAATGGCGTTTTTATCTCAATACATAACGAATCATTTCATAAAGATGTTAATGCCATTAGGGGCCGACGGATCATGCAGTGACCTTTCAAGGGTTTTACGTATGCCTTACACGACTCATAGTAAAACGGGAAAGCAAATAGGTCTTGAAATTTGGACAAGACGTGAGCACGATTTACAAGAATTATATGATTACGTTCCACCTTTAGAGAAGAAGAGGCAACCAAAACGCACCGCGACACGTAGAAAAGGGTCAATTTCAACTCTTCCGAGTCAAAAAGGCGTGATGAACCTTTATAGTTTGAATACAAAAAGGAAATCCGATTTAGAGAAGATTGTAACGCTCAGAAACGGCGAAATTGAGCACAGACACGACATGACATACATTTATGCCTTTACCACTGCTTTAATCGTTAAAAACCAAACAGCAACGTTAGAAATGACGTTTCAATTAAACAATAAGTTCAAAGAACCACAGAAACGAAAAGAAATAGAACGGACAGCGAAAGATGCATACAAAGATGCAATTGCGTTTTTTGATGCGTTTTCGGCTAACAACTTCAGTAAACAAGGATTACCCTACGGTTTAATAAAGCCAAT
Protein-coding sequences here:
- a CDS encoding N-acetylmuramoyl-L-alanine amidase C-terminal domain-containing protein, which produces MGKFAGSGGHNKIVPGANSEYGIEHVEDRKFLDAVAKYVQAAGWKYVNCSDEVGTTKTAVWSNAANNHLRVKDSDVDLQFHLNASPGGTGCEVWLHPSYGNRELAAKISKAMADAFGLRNRGIQFSTELGWINKTKTGLLPEICFIDNEMDMQKYRANFDKAAKAVAEVIVGKTIQSSTNNREVEITVNKFSKVVTYEFGTALVPEMLGMMDALGYESRIISYGDKQGLVRFETAYRQGNELDRATAWLDAKGLKYFYTKE
- a CDS encoding helix-turn-helix transcriptional regulator; translation: MGWLISGKGRKSKLSNFLEKNKITQQELAERSGVSKSTVSRVCQGDKFSPTMKNAQKIIKALKKLTNKDVHYDDFWM
- a CDS encoding plasmid segregation protein ParM domain-containing protein, whose translation is MKKVLVIDHGNGNIKGRSEVAAGVLPSLVAFKKDVGESITGKKTKLKTYEIEGIEYVWGKDITKVKDVFATYGFQNRYKEPLYKVLTSIALADLALKSKVQPTDEVIVITGVPSNEIGTEAANDLKAVFEGLHTVKVDGKTVKVNVEEVIILPQPIGTVMGQYLDTDGFVADERYEDIHVGVIDIGTGTTDLDSITGLRRENEFKSVEAGMKDVYQEIADYINSQNSNAKVEYYHVEPFFESGQYKLSERHIIDFEEIKPKAVFQVSEKIKQGIKNAWKTFDRFDEIIITGGGAELFASAIEDLVGGVKVAEKPQQANAEGFFKYGMFKVSEEDGE
- a CDS encoding AsnC family protein is translated as MLAIRQSQESFIDEWHECYLSEYKKSGYIAVLDLSGSEKKQLWIGTNDVKTLSNMSNPSNKDFYLSLNSFTFGSRKATDLKQIRNIGVDLDFYKLDISKEYVIRNLQDCIAEGLLPCPNLVMYGRGMQLIYTVQGGAAPQMAFLSQYITNHFIKMLMPLGADGSCSDLSRVLRMPYTTHSKTGKQIGLEIWTRREHDLQELYDYVPPLEKKRQPKRTATRRKGSISTLPSQKGVMNLYSLNTKRKSDLEKIVTLRNGEIEHRHDMTYIYAFTTALIVKNQTATLEMTFQLNNKFKEPQKRKEIERTAKDAYKDAIAFFDAFSANNFSKQGLPYGLIKPMKTETIFNKLDIKLTEEELEIMDTLIDDKEKYKRKVSKRRENGIVERESYLANEKQKKDEKLEKVRSVLDNDPDLSSRKIAEITGFSKSVVARLIKLI